The nucleotide window TCCAGGCTCAAATGCTAAAGAATGCCCGGAAAACGCATCATTTTTCAAGGATAATTTTTCCATAAATTTCATAGTCAGAGCTTCATCATATTGCGGCACAGTTTCAATCAACTCAGCAAGACTGAGCGCATCATTTGCATGCATCCGGATAGGAACATATAGTTGATTAGCCTCTTTTTCCGCCTGACTGATTAATCCGGTTCTAATTTGAGCCAGCGTAGTATCGTGAAACTGGGACAACATAAAATATGCCTGCACACCAAAAACAATAAAAGTAATCGAAGCAATCAAGACAAGCAGCACTGTTTTTATGCTAACCATTTTTTCAGCCCCCTTCTTGATTGCCTCACGACTCAATAAAATCATCTTTAATAGGGCACCTTATTCCAGCCAATCCAATAAAAATTAAGTTCTTTCATTAAGCTAATAAAACGCTCATAATCTAACGGTTTGATCACATAACTATTTACATAACTGTCATAGGCAGCAATCATATCCTTTTCACTTTCCGATGAGGATAATACAACTACCGGAATATGTTTCAACCGTTCGTGTTGTTTGATCCTGAGCAGTACCTGCAACCCGTCAATTTTAGGCAGCCTTAAATCAAGCAAAAGAAGATTGGGAAGAGGATGTTCTGAGCGATTAGCAAACTGCTCTACACCATATAGGTAATTAAGCGCAGCCTCTCCATCAGTTACATGCAAGACCCGGTTGCTAATTCTGTTTTCCTCAAAACAACGCAAAATTAACTCGGCATGATCCATATTGTCTTCTACCAGCAGAATTACCAAAGGCTCTCCATTCATGTAATCCTCTCCCTTTTATCATCTAATACTCCTTCAATCCCGGCACAGCAAGATATATTTATACGTCTTCAAAAAGCTTTTAACATCTTCTTCCGGCAAAGGTTTACTGGCAAAATATCCTTGGAAAGTATCACAACAGTATTCAGTTAACAACCTGGCCTGATCTTGGGTCTCCACTCCTTCCGCCACTACAGATAAGCCAAACATATGAGCCAGCTTGATAATGGCTTCCGTGATATTATTGTGGCGATTGGTTTCGCTAATATCATCAATAAAAGACTTGTCAATCTTTACCGCATGAATAGGTAAATTCTTAAGATAGCTTAAAGAAGAATAGCCTGTCCCAAAATCATCCAATTCAATATACATTCCGAATTCTTTTAAGCTATCCAATTTGCCCACCGAAGCCGTAAAAGATTCCATAAGCAGACTTTCCGTAATCTCCAGACCAATCATCTGCGGAGGAATATTCGCCTGTTCAATAATGCTCTTTACTTTATCAACAAAATCCGTTTGCATTAATTGAACACTGGACAAATTAACCGATATGCGCAGCTCAGGATACTGCTTATATAACCGGGCAGCAAAATCGCAAGCCTCCTGCAACACCCAGTACCCAATGGACACAATCAATCCCATTTCTTCGGCCAATCGAATAAAGCGTAACGGAGAAACCATACCTAATTGTGGATTGTTCCAACGAATCAAAGCTTCCAAACCGCTGATACGCCCCGTCACCATGTCAATCTTCGGCTGATAATGGAGCAAAAACTCTTTATTTACCATCGCCGATCTTAAGTATGTCCCCAATACCGTTTTCTCCGCAATTTCATTGCTAATAGCATGATCAAACATCTTATACGTGTTTCGTCCACTGGTTTTTGCTTTATGCATAGCGGCATGGGCATGCTTCAGTAATTCATCGGCTGTAGTCCCATCGGTAGGATATGAAGCAACGCCCACGCTAACGGTGAGATAAAAAGAATTTTCCCCTAAATGTAGTGGGGTTTTAAAAACATCCATAATTCTTTGAGCCAGCGCCGCCGGCGACACACCCATTTCAGGCCGGTCGAGCAACATAATAAATTCATCTGCGCCATACCGGCAGAGGAAACTGCCCGCAAGGGTTACGTTCTTTAGCATCCGCGCCACTTCGGCCAGGCAACGATCTCCGTAAGAATGTCCAAACGTATCGTTGATAAAATTAAAATAGTCAACATCAATAAAGAAAACTAACCCTTTTGCGTCACTATCACAGAGAACGTCTTCCAGACGCTCATTAAATGTCACTCGATTGGGCAATCCGGTTATAGGGTCAAAATAGGCAAGTTCTTCTATGCGCAATAAATTTTGTTTGTTTTCTGTTATATCTGTCAGTGAGCCGGCAAAACGCAGAAGAACACCATCGGCGTCATACAAGGCTTTCCCTCGCGCAAAAATCCATTTATATTCACAATTCTTCACGGCAATCCTGTATTCGCAAGTAAAAAAGTCACTCGTACCAGACAAATGGCTTTTCCATTTGTGAATAACTTTTTTTCTATCATCAGGATGTATATATCGTAAAATTTCCCGGTATGTGCACCAGGAAACGCCTTCCTTTATTTGAAAAATATCAATCCATCGACCGGAAAAATAAATATTTCTGCTTGTCGGATCATAATCCCAGATAACATCATTAGCACCTTCGGAAGCCAACCGGTAGCGTTCCTCACTCTCCCGCAACGCCCTTTCCGCCTTTTGTCTGGCCAAGATATTATCCCATTCCCGCAATGCTCTTCTTGCATTATTAGGAAGATTCTCGAAAGCCTCCGGTGATTTTACTAAATAATCGGCAACGCCCGCCTTCATCGAACGAACAGCCAGTTCCTCATTGCCATAGCTCGTCATGAGTATGACGGGAAAGTGGGCCTGCGCGGAAGTAATCAAATCTATCCCCGACCCATCTGTTAAACGCCAGTCAGCAATAACCAAATCAGGCTGCTTTTGCGCAATTTGCCTTTTAGCTTTATCTAAGGTATCAACCCAAAATAAAATCATATCAGCAATTCCCTCAAAAGCCCTGCTGATTAATTCTTTATGCAAAACATCATCTTCAACCAGCAAAATTTGCTTAGGTGGTTGCATAGTTTCCATCATCTCTGGCTTCTCCTCTAATTTTAGAGCTTTGCATTAACGTCAATCATTAATTGTCTTTCTCCAAACAAGAAAAAAATTCCTTTAAAACTAGCCTAAAGAGAAAATTTATCTACAAAAATATATATAAAAATACACAAATCAGTACTATATACACTCCTAGCGTGATATGATGAGTTCTTCTATCTTTTTGTCTTCTTATTAATGACCTTACTCATCTATTTGCGCAATTATTTCTGCCTACTGAGCTAAACTATCTCCAATTACTTAATCCCCCTTTTTGTCATGATACAAAAAGGGGCAAAAAATCTAGGCCTACACTCCAAAAGATTTGCAAGAAGCGGCACCTTCCTAAAATCCGAAACTCGCTTCGCTCAAACAAATACCCAAAGGGCACAGGTGGATTTCTTAACGGAAGCTGCTGCTTCTTGCATCCTGCGGACCATCTTTTTCCGTAAAGGCCGCCGGAAACGGCGCAAGTTGATGAACTTCTAGCTATAAGTAAAGCCATTCTACAATAAAGCGCTAAAGAGCAGTAAATAAGCTACTGCCACCCGAAGAGGGTTGTATCTTAACATAAGCGTAAGTCAGCGACAGCGTTGAAGCGTTGTTATGATACAACCCTCTCCGGCCTTTCTTGATGTAAGTATCCCCACATCGATTCCTACACTC belongs to Propionispora vibrioides and includes:
- a CDS encoding response regulator, which encodes MNGEPLVILLVEDNMDHAELILRCFEENRISNRVLHVTDGEAALNYLYGVEQFANRSEHPLPNLLLLDLRLPKIDGLQVLLRIKQHERLKHIPVVVLSSSESEKDMIAAYDSYVNSYVIKPLDYERFISLMKELNFYWIGWNKVPY
- a CDS encoding two-component system response regulator gives rise to the protein MMETMQPPKQILLVEDDVLHKELISRAFEGIADMILFWVDTLDKAKRQIAQKQPDLVIADWRLTDGSGIDLITSAQAHFPVILMTSYGNEELAVRSMKAGVADYLVKSPEAFENLPNNARRALREWDNILARQKAERALRESEERYRLASEGANDVIWDYDPTSRNIYFSGRWIDIFQIKEGVSWCTYREILRYIHPDDRKKVIHKWKSHLSGTSDFFTCEYRIAVKNCEYKWIFARGKALYDADGVLLRFAGSLTDITENKQNLLRIEELAYFDPITGLPNRVTFNERLEDVLCDSDAKGLVFFIDVDYFNFINDTFGHSYGDRCLAEVARMLKNVTLAGSFLCRYGADEFIMLLDRPEMGVSPAALAQRIMDVFKTPLHLGENSFYLTVSVGVASYPTDGTTADELLKHAHAAMHKAKTSGRNTYKMFDHAISNEIAEKTVLGTYLRSAMVNKEFLLHYQPKIDMVTGRISGLEALIRWNNPQLGMVSPLRFIRLAEEMGLIVSIGYWVLQEACDFAARLYKQYPELRISVNLSSVQLMQTDFVDKVKSIIEQANIPPQMIGLEITESLLMESFTASVGKLDSLKEFGMYIELDDFGTGYSSLSYLKNLPIHAVKIDKSFIDDISETNRHNNITEAIIKLAHMFGLSVVAEGVETQDQARLLTEYCCDTFQGYFASKPLPEEDVKSFLKTYKYILLCRD